In one window of Lewinella sp. 4G2 DNA:
- a CDS encoding alpha/beta hydrolase, translating into MRYLLLFFAVLLIGQSCSESDPAPIPPAVPEERQTTIQYGQAADPNLVSLDLYYSSAFEALKPVVVYVHGGAWVTGDKANNISDKVDLFREEDYLFASVNYRLSPFPFELDNDARIKYPVHNNDVAEAIAWIHENVADFGGDPDRIVLMGHSAGAQLISLLATRREFLEDAGVPFSAIRGAISVDTEGYDVRERIVNNADLYRNAFGDDPAVHAAASPLLNVMAGLEYPQFLVLTRGTVARQQRATDFHTALRNAGVESELFTTVAYTHEGINEAIGQRGEAIVTPEIVRFVADCVQ; encoded by the coding sequence ATGCGTTACTTACTCCTCTTCTTTGCCGTTTTATTGATCGGTCAATCCTGCTCGGAATCCGACCCCGCGCCCATCCCACCGGCAGTGCCCGAAGAGCGGCAAACGACAATCCAGTACGGTCAGGCGGCGGACCCTAATCTTGTCAGCTTAGATCTCTACTATTCGTCTGCCTTTGAAGCACTGAAGCCGGTTGTCGTCTACGTCCACGGAGGCGCGTGGGTGACCGGTGATAAGGCCAATAACATCAGCGATAAGGTTGACCTCTTTCGGGAGGAAGATTACCTCTTCGCCAGCGTCAACTACCGGCTCAGCCCCTTCCCCTTTGAACTGGATAATGACGCTCGGATCAAGTACCCCGTCCACAACAACGACGTGGCCGAGGCCATCGCCTGGATCCACGAGAACGTAGCCGACTTCGGGGGAGATCCGGACCGCATCGTCCTGATGGGCCACAGCGCCGGAGCCCAGTTGATTTCGCTGCTGGCCACCCGCCGCGAGTTTTTGGAAGACGCTGGCGTACCCTTCTCCGCCATTCGGGGTGCGATCAGTGTGGATACCGAGGGTTACGACGTTCGCGAGAGGATTGTCAACAACGCTGATTTATACCGAAATGCCTTCGGCGACGACCCCGCTGTTCACGCCGCAGCCTCCCCCCTCCTGAACGTGATGGCCGGGCTGGAATATCCTCAATTCCTCGTCCTCACTCGCGGCACCGTGGCGCGGCAACAGCGGGCGACGGATTTTCACACCGCGTTGCGCAACGCCGGCGTAGAAAGCGAGCTATTCACGACGGTAGCCTACACCCACGAAGGCATCAATGAGGCTATTGGTCAGCGTGGGGAAGCAATTGTCACCCCAGAAATCGTCCGCTTTGTGGCGGATTGCGTGCAGTAA
- a CDS encoding 50S ribosomal protein L25 — protein MESVQVSGEIRTSLGKTGAKSIRREGLVPAVLYGAGDPVHFTVKALDLRSLIYTPDFKLAELTVDGTTHKAIIKAHQFHPVTDALTHVDFLALQDGHPIKVQVPVRFEGVSPGVRGGGKLQVAVRRVKIKTTPENLIDHVVLNISKLELGEAIRVRDIADIEGVEIQNPSGQPIASVEVPRALRSAATAAAKAAEAGGEAAPAEEEA, from the coding sequence ATGGAATCTGTACAAGTAAGCGGTGAAATCCGCACCAGCCTCGGAAAGACCGGCGCTAAATCCATCCGCCGCGAAGGCCTCGTCCCCGCTGTTCTCTACGGAGCGGGTGATCCCGTTCACTTCACCGTGAAAGCGCTCGACCTGCGCAGCCTCATCTACACGCCCGACTTCAAGTTGGCCGAGTTGACCGTTGACGGCACGACCCACAAGGCCATCATCAAGGCCCACCAGTTCCACCCCGTAACGGATGCGTTGACGCACGTCGACTTCCTCGCCCTACAGGATGGCCACCCCATCAAAGTACAGGTACCCGTTCGCTTCGAAGGCGTTAGCCCCGGTGTCCGTGGTGGTGGTAAGCTACAGGTTGCCGTTCGCCGCGTCAAGATCAAGACCACGCCCGAGAACCTGATCGACCACGTTGTCCTCAACATCTCCAAGCTGGAGTTGGGTGAAGCCATCCGCGTTCGCGACATCGCCGACATCGAAGGTGTCGAGATCCAGAACCCCAGTGGTCAGCCCATCGCTTCCGTCGAAGTACCACGTGCCCTTCGTTCCGCTGCTACTGCTGCGGCTAAGGCGGCTGAAGCAGGTGGCGAAGCTGCCCCCGCCGAGGAAGAGGCCTAG